The proteins below are encoded in one region of Candidatus Hydrogenedens sp.:
- a CDS encoding GNAT family N-acetyltransferase: MSTNSITQGNLSFDPHWKEKYSDMVVTPEEAVLHIQPGFRVFIGTGCAQPQKLVDALVARHADLADIEIVHLLTLGDAPYAQKDLINHFTVNSFFIAQNVRHIIQEGLGGYTPIFLSDIPRLFKTGQLPLDAALIQVSPPDTDGLCSFGVSVDIVKSAAENSRLVIAQVNPQMPRTIGDCFIHVHDIDYLVPVDEPLIEFPLAEPDDVTREIGQYIAGLIEDGATLELGIGRIPQAVLEYLNDKKDIGIHTEMLTDSIIESIEKGIITGKRKTLDRGKIVASFAMGTQKLYKYLDNNPDFAFYPTEYVNDPFVISQQNKMVAINVALEVDLTGQVCADSMGSKFYSGIGGQVDFNRGAARSNGGKAIIALPSTAHNGEVSRIVCHLSEGAGVVTTRGDVHYVITEYGVAYLHGKNVQERALALISIAHPKFREKLLMEAIDAKYIRPELADFKNKIVIGPRDIRTTYICDDGTSVTIRAVHPTDEPRVRELFYSLSQESLYKRFMSRMKWVPRKQVQEFVYIDHRNEVSIVATVPDPDGEEIVGMGGYYLNPKTNRAEVAFVVQDEWQNRGIGSFLFRHLINIARRNGIAGFTAEVLRENKPMQAVFERSGLKVESQLHEGVYSYIMNFE; the protein is encoded by the coding sequence ATGAGCACTAATTCTATTACACAAGGTAATTTATCCTTTGACCCACATTGGAAAGAGAAATACTCCGACATGGTTGTAACGCCGGAGGAAGCGGTTTTACATATTCAACCTGGCTTCCGTGTTTTTATTGGCACAGGTTGTGCACAACCTCAGAAGTTAGTAGATGCGTTAGTCGCACGCCATGCAGATTTGGCAGACATCGAAATTGTTCATTTACTCACCTTGGGCGATGCGCCATATGCACAGAAAGACTTAATTAATCACTTTACTGTGAATAGTTTTTTCATCGCCCAAAACGTTCGGCATATTATTCAGGAAGGTTTAGGTGGATACACACCCATTTTCCTCTCGGATATTCCACGATTATTTAAAACAGGACAACTTCCTCTGGATGCGGCATTAATTCAGGTATCACCTCCGGATACAGATGGATTGTGCAGTTTTGGAGTTTCTGTAGATATTGTAAAAAGTGCTGCAGAAAATTCAAGACTGGTCATTGCCCAAGTCAATCCACAAATGCCAAGAACGATAGGGGATTGTTTTATTCATGTTCATGATATCGATTACCTTGTCCCTGTTGATGAACCACTTATCGAATTCCCGTTAGCCGAGCCGGATGATGTAACTCGTGAAATCGGGCAATATATTGCGGGACTTATCGAAGATGGAGCCACATTAGAATTAGGTATCGGACGAATTCCACAAGCGGTACTCGAATATTTAAATGATAAAAAGGATATAGGTATCCACACCGAAATGCTCACAGACTCCATTATTGAGTCCATTGAAAAAGGTATCATAACAGGCAAACGGAAAACATTAGATCGTGGAAAAATTGTCGCCAGTTTTGCTATGGGAACGCAAAAATTATATAAATATCTGGATAACAACCCAGACTTTGCATTTTATCCTACGGAATATGTTAACGACCCATTTGTCATTTCCCAGCAAAATAAAATGGTTGCAATTAATGTGGCATTGGAAGTGGATTTAACTGGTCAGGTCTGTGCGGATTCAATGGGCTCTAAATTTTATTCGGGGATAGGTGGTCAGGTTGACTTTAACCGTGGTGCGGCACGTTCTAACGGTGGCAAAGCCATTATTGCGTTACCATCAACTGCCCACAATGGCGAAGTATCCCGAATCGTTTGCCATTTGAGTGAAGGTGCTGGTGTCGTCACCACCCGTGGAGATGTACATTATGTTATCACGGAATATGGCGTTGCATATTTACATGGGAAAAATGTTCAGGAACGTGCTCTTGCTCTCATTAGTATTGCGCATCCAAAATTCCGCGAAAAATTGCTTATGGAAGCAATTGACGCAAAATACATACGACCAGAACTGGCTGACTTTAAGAATAAGATTGTCATTGGTCCACGGGATATTCGCACCACATATATTTGCGATGATGGCACCTCTGTCACCATTCGTGCTGTTCATCCAACAGATGAACCACGTGTCCGCGAATTATTCTATTCCCTATCTCAAGAATCTTTATATAAACGGTTTATGAGTCGAATGAAATGGGTACCGCGTAAACAGGTTCAAGAGTTTGTATACATTGACCACCGTAATGAAGTATCTATTGTTGCAACAGTTCCTGACCCTGATGGTGAAGAAATTGTCGGGATGGGTGGCTATTATTTAAATCCCAAAACCAACCGTGCTGAAGTTGCTTTTGTAGTTCAGGATGAATGGCAAAATCGGGGTATTGGTTCATTCCTTTTCCGACACTTAATTAACATTGCACGTCGCAACGGTATTGCAGGCTTTACCGCTGAAGTGTTAAGAGAAAATAAACCGATGCAGGCTGTATTTGAACGAAGCGGATTGAAAGTAGAATCACAACTCCATGAAGGAGTTTACAGTTATATCATGAATTTTGAATAA
- a CDS encoding sulfotransferase codes for MEYKMIFLVGPPRSGTTMLERMLSSHSLIQGGPEPHLLTPLAHLGVWAKVDKAPYDHILSAEAQKLFVQQLPNKENDYWSACRAYCDVLYGQYLKAKGEKKICLDKTPAYSLVLPFITKVYPDAKYIILTRHPLATFSSFANSFFDGDYKVAQAHNPILNRYIPAIADFLRKKEVDFIHVRYEELVKKPEEWFDKICTFLEIPFEPDAIEYGKSDDETRDKGLGDPLGVKQHTRPTTGSIKKWVEELMLDSEKLKMMQDIINQISDEDLAIFGYPKEVIWKPVEEASGKKVKLKKQKLNRYLLERKAIIFLRERARRYACFRRLLEKIRLACDVLLRE; via the coding sequence ATGGAATATAAGATGATATTTCTCGTAGGACCGCCACGGTCTGGTACGACAATGTTGGAACGGATGTTATCATCCCACTCGTTGATACAAGGAGGACCTGAACCGCATTTATTAACCCCTTTGGCGCATTTAGGTGTGTGGGCAAAGGTCGACAAAGCTCCGTATGACCATATACTCTCTGCAGAGGCACAGAAATTATTTGTTCAACAATTGCCAAATAAAGAGAACGATTATTGGTCAGCATGTCGAGCTTATTGTGATGTGCTTTATGGACAATACTTAAAAGCCAAAGGTGAAAAAAAGATATGTCTGGATAAAACTCCGGCTTATTCGTTAGTCTTGCCGTTTATTACAAAAGTATATCCAGATGCAAAATATATTATTCTGACTCGACATCCGTTAGCCACATTTTCCTCATTTGCGAATTCGTTCTTTGATGGTGATTACAAGGTTGCCCAAGCCCATAATCCAATTTTGAACCGATATATTCCTGCCATTGCTGATTTTCTTCGGAAAAAAGAAGTGGATTTTATTCATGTCCGTTATGAAGAATTAGTAAAGAAACCCGAAGAATGGTTTGATAAGATATGTACCTTTCTTGAAATTCCATTCGAGCCTGATGCTATTGAATATGGCAAATCTGACGATGAAACACGTGACAAGGGCTTAGGTGACCCATTAGGCGTAAAACAACATACCCGACCAACAACAGGTTCTATTAAAAAGTGGGTTGAGGAACTGATGTTAGATTCGGAAAAGTTGAAAATGATGCAAGATATTATTAATCAAATTTCGGACGAAGACCTTGCCATTTTTGGCTATCCTAAGGAAGTAATATGGAAACCAGTGGAAGAAGCCAGTGGTAAAAAGGTAAAGCTAAAAAAGCAAAAGTTAAACCGTTATTTGTTAGAGAGGAAAGCAATTATATTTCTTCGGGAGCGAGCACGACGGTATGCTTGCTTCCGTAGGCTGTTAGAAAAAATTCGCCTTGCATGTGATGTGCTTTTACGAGAATGA
- the cysC gene encoding adenylyl-sulfate kinase, whose product MEEVVKATNITWHQGDIKREDRERANGHQGAVVWFTGLSASGKSTLAHALENALFEKGYKTYVLDGDNIRHGLNKDLGFSPKDREENIRRIGEVARLFADAGVIVLTAFISPYRSDREKARKLNTKNFIEVYVKCDIDLCEQRDPKGLYKKAKAGEIPEFTGISAPYEEPENPELVIDTGKYSVEEAVRILLNYLYEKGIIPSP is encoded by the coding sequence ATGGAAGAAGTGGTTAAAGCAACAAATATTACCTGGCATCAAGGGGACATTAAACGAGAAGACCGTGAACGTGCTAATGGTCACCAAGGAGCGGTTGTATGGTTTACTGGATTATCAGCATCAGGAAAATCTACCCTTGCTCATGCATTAGAAAATGCCTTGTTTGAAAAAGGATATAAAACGTATGTACTGGATGGAGATAATATACGGCATGGATTAAATAAAGATTTGGGATTCTCACCCAAAGACCGCGAAGAAAATATACGTAGAATCGGTGAAGTGGCTCGTTTATTTGCAGATGCTGGGGTCATTGTTCTCACAGCCTTTATTTCCCCGTACCGTAGCGACCGTGAAAAAGCAAGGAAACTAAACACGAAGAATTTCATCGAAGTCTATGTAAAGTGTGATATTGACCTTTGCGAACAGCGAGACCCTAAGGGTCTTTATAAAAAAGCTAAAGCTGGAGAAATCCCAGAATTTACTGGAATATCTGCCCCTTACGAAGAACCCGAAAATCCAGAACTGGTTATAGATACAGGAAAATATTCTGTTGAAGAAGCGGTTCGTATTCTACTCAATTATCTTTATGAAAAAGGGATAATCCCCTCTCCCTAA
- the cysK gene encoding cysteine synthase A, translating into MLTDNILNLIGNTPLIQLRGERVFAKAEFLNPGGSIKDRVALAMLEGAERDGRLKPGCTIVEPTSGNTGIGITLVGRLKGYRVCIVMPENMSAERKKLIKALGGELILTPAEEGIIGAVNKVREIQANDPNVFVPQQFENPDNPRVHYEETAKELWRQMNGNIDCFVAGVGSGGTLQGVGKFLKEHKPGVRIVAVEPKNVSALLGHEPGLHQIQGIGDGFIPPILDVSMVDEVVEVTDEDAIETTRALGRDYGLLVGISSGANVWAARIMAQKIPGNIATVLPDRAERYFSTSLM; encoded by the coding sequence ATGTTAACGGATAATATTTTAAATCTGATTGGAAATACACCATTAATTCAATTGCGAGGCGAACGTGTGTTTGCCAAAGCGGAATTCTTAAACCCCGGCGGTAGTATTAAGGACCGTGTTGCATTGGCTATGTTGGAGGGAGCTGAACGTGATGGTCGATTAAAACCGGGGTGTACCATTGTTGAGCCTACCTCTGGCAATACAGGGATAGGCATTACCTTAGTTGGTCGACTCAAAGGCTATCGCGTATGCATCGTTATGCCTGAGAATATGAGTGCCGAACGGAAAAAGTTAATAAAGGCTTTAGGGGGCGAATTAATTTTAACCCCTGCCGAGGAGGGGATTATTGGTGCAGTAAACAAAGTTAGAGAAATACAAGCCAATGACCCTAATGTCTTTGTGCCCCAGCAATTTGAGAATCCCGATAATCCACGTGTACATTATGAAGAAACCGCTAAAGAATTATGGCGACAGATGAATGGAAACATAGATTGTTTTGTTGCTGGTGTGGGTAGTGGAGGCACTTTGCAAGGCGTCGGAAAGTTTCTTAAGGAGCATAAACCTGGTGTCCGTATCGTAGCAGTAGAACCAAAAAATGTGTCTGCCTTGTTAGGACATGAGCCGGGGCTACATCAGATACAAGGTATTGGTGATGGCTTCATCCCCCCTATTTTAGATGTATCGATGGTGGATGAGGTGGTAGAGGTTACAGATGAAGATGCTATTGAAACGACCCGAGCTTTAGGTAGAGATTATGGATTGCTTGTCGGGATTTCTTCCGGTGCTAATGTCTGGGCGGCCCGCATAATGGCACAGAAAATCCCCGGTAATATTGCTACAGTTCTTCCTGACCGTGCAGAACGTTACTTCAGCACCTCGCTTATGTAA
- a CDS encoding serine hydrolase, whose translation MKVYKRIILYLFLVLLQTSGFSSDLISQNKVSEYLDNHIPKLLKQHNVSGTVMAIVIGNSVILKAYGTLGFNVTEPMSAENTPMYVASISKLFTATAIFQLYEHNKVAIDKDINLYLSQLSVNNPFGSPITVHHLLTHTAGFDDRFLGMGAPTRNKVLPLGEYLSRRLPPIVFPPSSAISYSNHAFALLGHLVEQTAGINFNDYIQKNIFEPLEMNNTRFDGTYPETLKLPTAYIEYFGKTQRIDMDFAQTPPASSLCTTAENFSHFLIAMLNDGRYNNISILSPNTLKYMQTTQFKLHPLLPGYAYCWEERYINGKRVLQHSGLTWGFSSHTVIIPEEKFGLFISINKGDHAFIYDVIFPVIEAFTLPIKNTPELRKHPIYVIPSFYEHITGFYRHNRYCRSDYFKLATFLPGLVPEIYVRGNSQEQSLTLKYLAFNSSEWKVIELGDMLWGRETKYGAISSSPRITFIPGSTLGSFQLVIGNDVYEPLHFYETKLFQYLLFSSCITVFIFNLLQSVLNYFLCPCLFKTSKKSVKQHRKYISFIGAIFLLYLFSFSIYLFMFLRPQTLGYGTPIGLFILLLLTFPLLILTLIGTVRFICSLETVQIQTFFDLMILLACYGMLYLLHYWNILDFHLAYLETLIY comes from the coding sequence ATGAAGGTATACAAACGGATAATATTATATCTATTTCTAGTTCTTCTGCAAACCTCAGGGTTCAGCAGTGACTTAATTTCCCAAAATAAAGTGTCAGAATATCTCGATAACCACATCCCAAAACTATTGAAACAACATAACGTATCTGGGACAGTCATGGCTATTGTGATAGGGAACTCTGTAATCCTGAAAGCATACGGTACGTTGGGATTTAATGTAACGGAACCTATGTCAGCAGAGAACACACCTATGTATGTTGCTTCCATTTCAAAATTATTCACTGCCACGGCAATATTTCAGTTATATGAGCACAATAAAGTTGCCATAGATAAAGATATTAATCTTTATTTATCCCAACTCTCCGTTAATAATCCTTTCGGTTCTCCTATTACAGTCCACCATTTGCTAACACATACTGCAGGATTTGATGACCGATTTTTAGGAATGGGAGCACCTACTCGCAATAAAGTATTACCATTAGGAGAATATTTATCCAGAAGATTACCTCCTATTGTGTTCCCGCCATCATCCGCTATTAGTTACTCTAATCATGCCTTCGCATTATTAGGGCATCTTGTTGAACAAACCGCAGGGATAAATTTCAACGATTATATCCAAAAAAATATATTCGAACCTCTTGAAATGAATAATACTCGTTTTGATGGAACCTATCCCGAAACACTAAAACTCCCAACCGCATATATTGAATATTTTGGCAAAACACAAAGAATAGACATGGACTTTGCTCAGACACCTCCCGCTTCAAGTTTATGTACCACAGCAGAAAATTTTTCACATTTTCTAATTGCTATGCTCAATGATGGGCGATATAACAATATTTCTATCCTAAGCCCCAACACCCTCAAATATATGCAAACCACACAATTTAAACTTCATCCCTTACTTCCTGGTTACGCCTATTGCTGGGAAGAACGGTATATAAATGGAAAACGAGTATTACAACATTCAGGATTAACATGGGGATTTAGCAGTCATACCGTTATTATCCCAGAAGAAAAATTTGGATTATTCATATCTATAAATAAGGGCGATCATGCCTTCATCTATGATGTTATATTTCCAGTAATAGAGGCATTTACATTGCCGATAAAAAATACACCAGAACTTCGCAAACATCCGATTTATGTTATCCCTTCATTTTACGAACACATAACAGGTTTTTATCGTCATAACAGGTATTGCCGAAGTGATTACTTTAAGTTAGCCACATTTCTGCCTGGTTTAGTTCCTGAAATATATGTGAGAGGGAATAGCCAGGAACAAAGTTTAACATTGAAATATTTAGCATTTAATTCCTCCGAGTGGAAAGTAATAGAGTTAGGCGATATGCTGTGGGGAAGGGAAACGAAATATGGAGCCATTTCAAGTTCACCTCGAATAACATTTATTCCAGGCAGTACCTTAGGGTCATTTCAATTAGTTATAGGCAATGATGTATACGAACCCCTCCATTTTTATGAAACGAAATTATTTCAGTATCTCCTATTCTCTTCATGTATAACTGTTTTTATTTTCAACTTATTACAATCTGTTTTAAACTATTTTCTCTGCCCATGTCTATTTAAAACCAGCAAAAAGTCTGTAAAACAACATAGAAAATACATTTCATTTATTGGGGCTATTTTCCTCCTATATTTATTTTCATTTTCAATTTATTTATTCATGTTTTTAAGACCACAAACATTGGGTTATGGAACACCTATTGGACTTTTTATTTTGCTACTCCTAACCTTTCCCCTCTTAATCCTAACTCTTATTGGAACTGTGCGATTTATTTGTTCATTAGAAACAGTCCAGATACAAACATTCTTTGACTTAATGATATTATTAGCATGTTATGGAATGTTATACCTCTTGCATTACTGGAATATTCTTGATTTTCATCTTGCTTATTTAGAAACACTGATATACTAA
- a CDS encoding glycine hydroxymethyltransferase produces MIHPAIIEYLGSTPPDKLDSGFLGYLCTLAEVARVSPEVASGIVQELIDQRSYLKLIASENYSSLSTQFAMANLLNDKYAEGIPYQRFYEGCNNVDVIESIACEQAKKLFNAEHAYVQPHSGADANLVAYWAILTARIEAPSMEAINVKDPSKISNEQWNGIREKLGNQRLLGMDYYSGGHLTHGYRRNISGKMFESYSYTVNRETGLLDYAEIEAIAKEIKPLILLAGYSAYPRKINFACMRDIADKVGAVLMVDMAHFAGLVAGKVFQGDYDPVAHAHIVTSTTHKTLRGPRGGIVLCKKEFAEFVDKGCPMVLGGPLPHVLSAKAIAFTEANRPEFCDYARQIVRNAQILAEALKSEGLVVATGGTDNHLMLLNVQESHGLTGRQAAGALRACGITLNFNSLPFDPNGPLITSGLRLGTPAVTTLGMGGPEMKEIASIIKEVLDATKPEILSEGANAGKPSKKNFIIDPQVQRRQKARVIELLQKYPLYPNINLELIKKYFLISK; encoded by the coding sequence ATGATACATCCTGCTATTATTGAATATTTAGGCTCAACACCACCCGACAAATTAGATTCAGGATTTTTAGGGTATCTTTGCACACTGGCAGAAGTAGCACGGGTCTCTCCGGAAGTGGCTTCCGGAATTGTCCAGGAACTTATTGACCAACGAAGTTATCTGAAATTAATTGCCAGTGAAAATTACTCCTCTTTATCTACCCAGTTTGCGATGGCAAACTTGCTTAACGACAAATATGCTGAAGGAATACCTTATCAACGGTTTTATGAAGGTTGTAATAATGTTGATGTCATAGAATCTATTGCGTGCGAACAAGCGAAGAAACTTTTCAATGCGGAACATGCCTACGTCCAACCTCATAGTGGTGCTGATGCTAATCTTGTCGCATATTGGGCAATACTAACTGCACGCATCGAAGCACCTTCGATGGAAGCAATAAACGTAAAAGACCCATCAAAAATTTCTAATGAGCAATGGAATGGAATTCGAGAAAAATTGGGGAATCAACGGTTATTAGGTATGGATTATTACTCCGGTGGACATCTTACACATGGCTATCGGCGGAACATCTCTGGAAAAATGTTCGAATCTTACTCATATACTGTAAACCGTGAAACTGGACTGTTAGATTATGCGGAAATTGAAGCGATTGCGAAAGAAATAAAGCCTTTGATTCTTCTGGCTGGATATAGCGCATACCCTCGAAAAATCAATTTTGCATGTATGCGTGACATTGCGGACAAGGTTGGTGCGGTATTAATGGTAGACATGGCACATTTTGCAGGGTTGGTTGCAGGTAAAGTATTTCAAGGGGATTACGACCCTGTGGCACATGCTCACATTGTAACATCGACTACCCACAAAACATTACGTGGACCGAGAGGAGGCATTGTCCTTTGTAAAAAGGAGTTTGCTGAATTTGTAGACAAAGGCTGTCCGATGGTATTAGGCGGTCCTTTACCACATGTACTTAGTGCTAAAGCCATTGCATTCACAGAAGCGAATCGTCCCGAATTTTGTGATTATGCTCGACAAATTGTCCGAAACGCACAAATACTCGCCGAGGCTTTGAAGAGTGAAGGTCTCGTCGTTGCCACTGGCGGAACGGATAATCATCTTATGCTATTAAATGTACAGGAAAGCCATGGTTTAACAGGTAGGCAAGCGGCAGGAGCGTTAAGAGCCTGTGGAATTACACTTAACTTTAATTCTTTGCCTTTTGATCCCAATGGTCCATTAATTACCAGTGGACTCCGATTAGGAACACCTGCGGTTACAACTTTAGGGATGGGTGGTCCAGAAATGAAAGAGATTGCTTCCATCATAAAAGAAGTGTTAGACGCAACAAAACCTGAAATATTATCAGAAGGGGCTAATGCGGGGAAACCTTCCAAGAAAAACTTTATTATTGACCCACAAGTCCAACGAAGACAAAAGGCACGAGTTATCGAATTGCTACAAAAATATCCCCTATATCCTAATATAAACCTTGAATTAATAAAGAAATATTTTCTAATAAGCAAATAA
- a CDS encoding glycoside hydrolase family 127 protein translates to MLERIVLLVGFLFLFNSFALADNTSFFPKGELEKRILWVQDRFDFVHDPAFTDSFILQDVRLDPNCPRRFQEFSGDISGRFLEAISVEPRGEYYKIWADRIAHGIIKCQREDGRFGYPELIFTKDKVGREHMALLWGNGRLLVGLISYYQTKNEPAILDACKKMGDFFIKIFDECSQPEVIQRLVNQGANGFICFTQWSEGLELLARASGDMKYRETAKKMESLLQPPQKQHSHGYITTLRGDMLIWETTHDTDILARNEKRFAQLVEEGWIQTNGGVAEYFDKTYPRDEGCSEADFLRWCLQLFKATGKETYLEYAERCLFNSLLPNQFETGDFGHHTFDGWGYISAPGPGRAWWCCTMHGLRAMHDLKQSVISCPESGKVQINFLLSGEYYTDNLAIKTHRIGGQNGSFDYQINWLTAPENEWTLIVRHPTWAETIDVVINDKPEMTSSNPGVIQIKRVWVEGDKVLLKVQPKIRILNAEQKEIPFDQLSNQQKVAVFIGPWLVGVNAMENPMFHGEPYSDNIILLPKTLQELRQKIYFGDEVRSPLQSGPRLTLPYRHSGFSELCHVTLTPISERSRNIEVTHSFWFIAKVE, encoded by the coding sequence ATGTTAGAACGTATTGTATTATTAGTTGGTTTTCTGTTCTTATTTAATTCCTTTGCCCTTGCAGATAACACTTCCTTTTTCCCTAAGGGAGAATTAGAAAAACGTATTCTATGGGTTCAAGACCGTTTCGATTTTGTTCACGACCCTGCGTTCACAGACTCATTTATTCTGCAAGATGTCCGACTTGACCCTAACTGCCCACGTCGCTTTCAGGAGTTTAGTGGGGACATCTCCGGCAGATTTTTAGAGGCTATTTCTGTAGAACCACGAGGAGAATATTACAAAATATGGGCAGATCGCATTGCTCATGGCATAATTAAATGCCAGAGAGAGGATGGACGGTTTGGCTATCCTGAACTCATATTTACTAAGGATAAAGTTGGTAGGGAGCACATGGCGTTACTTTGGGGAAATGGACGTCTCCTTGTCGGGTTAATTAGTTATTACCAAACAAAGAACGAGCCAGCAATATTAGATGCATGCAAAAAAATGGGCGATTTCTTTATTAAAATATTTGATGAATGCTCTCAACCGGAAGTTATTCAGCGATTGGTGAATCAAGGTGCAAATGGCTTTATTTGTTTTACACAATGGAGTGAAGGCTTAGAACTATTAGCCCGTGCTTCCGGTGATATGAAGTATCGAGAGACTGCAAAGAAAATGGAATCATTACTTCAACCACCTCAAAAACAGCATTCCCACGGCTATATCACTACTTTGCGTGGGGATATGCTTATCTGGGAGACGACCCATGATACAGATATTCTTGCGAGAAATGAAAAACGTTTTGCTCAGTTGGTTGAGGAAGGATGGATACAAACCAATGGTGGTGTTGCGGAGTATTTTGATAAGACCTATCCGCGGGATGAAGGTTGTTCTGAGGCAGATTTTTTACGCTGGTGCTTACAACTATTCAAGGCAACAGGCAAAGAAACATATCTGGAATATGCAGAACGTTGTCTTTTTAATAGCCTGCTTCCTAACCAATTTGAGACAGGCGATTTTGGACATCATACCTTTGATGGTTGGGGTTACATATCTGCACCAGGACCCGGTCGTGCATGGTGGTGTTGTACTATGCATGGACTGCGGGCAATGCATGATTTAAAACAATCCGTGATTAGCTGTCCTGAATCTGGAAAGGTGCAAATAAATTTTTTGCTTAGTGGAGAATACTATACAGACAATCTTGCTATTAAGACGCACCGTATAGGTGGGCAAAATGGAAGTTTTGACTATCAAATCAATTGGCTCACCGCCCCTGAGAATGAATGGACACTTATTGTCCGACATCCGACATGGGCAGAAACAATTGATGTTGTAATCAACGACAAACCCGAGATGACCAGTTCTAACCCAGGGGTAATACAAATAAAACGCGTCTGGGTTGAAGGGGATAAAGTACTATTAAAAGTCCAGCCTAAAATAAGAATATTAAACGCCGAACAAAAGGAAATCCCATTTGACCAGTTGTCCAATCAACAAAAGGTCGCTGTTTTCATAGGACCCTGGCTTGTAGGTGTTAATGCAATGGAAAATCCGATGTTCCACGGCGAACCTTATTCCGATAATATTATTCTTCTACCAAAAACACTTCAAGAACTGAGACAAAAAATTTACTTTGGAGATGAGGTTCGTTCTCCATTGCAGTCTGGACCACGTTTAACATTGCCCTATCGTCACTCTGGCTTTTCCGAATTATGTCATGTAACTCTAACCCCCATCTCGGAACGGAGTCGTAATATTGAAGTTACACACTCCTTCTGGTTTATCGCAAAAGTAGAGTAA
- the purU gene encoding formyltetrahydrofolate deformylase — MKNSKTAVLRLHCPDVPGIVYNVARFIFERGGNIIHAQQHKEEIDNRFFMRVHFDCSKMTVTKSQFQKELQELIDQYQMDISISFGDERKKMAIMVSKYDHCLYDLFLKHKYGEINADIALVVSNHPDLESVAENFSVPFFYIPVHPNTKMQAEQKTLDLFAHHYIDFIVLARYMQILSSDFVNVYRNRIINVHHSFLPAFAGAKPYHQAYERGVKLIGATSHYVTEELDEGPIIYQECVHVNHTHSVDDLIVMGRDIEKKVLSEAVKAHAEDRIMVYRRRTIVFE; from the coding sequence ATGAAAAACAGTAAGACTGCAGTTTTGCGATTGCATTGTCCGGACGTTCCGGGTATCGTTTATAATGTGGCACGATTTATTTTTGAGCGAGGCGGAAATATTATCCATGCCCAGCAACATAAAGAAGAAATAGACAATCGATTTTTTATGCGTGTGCACTTTGATTGCTCCAAGATGACGGTAACAAAATCACAATTCCAAAAGGAGCTTCAGGAGTTAATCGACCAATATCAGATGGATATTTCTATTTCATTTGGAGATGAACGAAAGAAGATGGCCATCATGGTTTCGAAATATGACCATTGCCTATATGATTTATTTCTGAAACACAAATATGGGGAGATTAATGCAGATATCGCATTAGTCGTCAGTAATCATCCAGATCTTGAATCTGTTGCAGAAAATTTTTCAGTACCATTTTTTTATATTCCTGTGCATCCGAACACGAAAATGCAAGCGGAACAGAAAACATTAGACTTATTTGCACATCATTATATTGACTTTATTGTTCTTGCGCGTTATATGCAGATATTAAGTTCTGATTTTGTTAATGTTTACCGTAACCGCATCATCAATGTTCATCACAGTTTCTTACCAGCATTTGCTGGTGCAAAGCCGTATCATCAGGCTTATGAACGAGGTGTGAAACTCATAGGTGCGACAAGTCATTATGTTACCGAGGAACTGGATGAAGGACCTATCATTTATCAAGAGTGCGTGCATGTAAATCATACACATAGTGTTGATGACCTCATTGTTATGGGGAGAGATATTGAGAAAAAGGTATTATCTGAGGCAGTTAAAGCACATGCAGAAGACCGTATTATGGTATATCGACGAAGAACAATCGTTTTTGAATAG